Proteins from a genomic interval of Stenotrophomonas maltophilia:
- a CDS encoding amidohydrolase family protein, producing the protein MFRSRPLSLAILLAVAPLSASAAERADLLIRNATVVDVEHASTLAGQSVVIRGEDIVAVGPDAQLRSQWSAARQIDAKGKYLIPGLWDMHVHFGGGPALIEENKALLPLYIAHGITTVRDCSGDLPGQVLQWRGEIAKGTLFGPRLLSSGAKIEGIKPVWKGTIEVGSEADADKAIARLQHDNVDFVKITDSTLKPELFLYSASAARKAGFKASGHIPMALTVEQAVDAGLASIEHLDYAFKAGSKDEAKIATDFGAGRIDRAEANRRLDASFDRDTAMHAYRDFAKRGVFVTPTLNGGRILDFLDQDDHANDPYLAYIGPGLRATYQWRVDRAAKATPAQIEARHAQYHQVAAVLPMLQEAGVTIIAGTDAGFLNSFNFPGIALHQELQLFVKEGLSAPQALSAATRSGPAWFGQMDRYGGVAQGKAADLVLLTANPLQDIAATEKIDSVILRGNVYDRAALDRMLADTKAKVAAWNAGAAKAD; encoded by the coding sequence ATGTTCCGCTCCCGTCCATTGTCCCTCGCCATCCTTCTTGCGGTTGCACCGTTGTCGGCGTCTGCCGCCGAGCGTGCTGACCTGTTGATCCGCAACGCCACCGTGGTTGATGTCGAGCACGCCAGCACCCTGGCCGGGCAGAGTGTGGTGATCCGTGGCGAGGACATCGTCGCCGTTGGCCCGGACGCGCAGCTGCGCAGCCAGTGGAGTGCGGCCCGCCAGATCGATGCCAAGGGCAAGTACCTGATCCCGGGCCTGTGGGACATGCACGTGCACTTCGGTGGTGGCCCGGCGCTGATCGAAGAGAACAAGGCACTGCTGCCGCTGTACATCGCGCACGGCATCACCACCGTGCGCGACTGTTCCGGCGATCTGCCCGGGCAGGTGCTGCAGTGGCGCGGCGAGATCGCCAAGGGCACCTTGTTCGGCCCACGCCTGCTCAGTTCGGGCGCGAAGATCGAGGGCATCAAGCCGGTCTGGAAGGGCACGATCGAAGTGGGCAGCGAGGCCGACGCCGACAAGGCAATCGCCCGCCTGCAGCACGACAACGTTGATTTCGTGAAGATCACCGACAGCACGCTGAAGCCGGAACTGTTCCTGTACTCGGCCAGTGCCGCGCGCAAGGCCGGCTTCAAGGCCTCGGGTCACATCCCGATGGCGCTGACCGTGGAGCAGGCGGTCGATGCCGGCCTGGCCTCGATCGAGCACCTGGACTACGCATTCAAGGCCGGCAGCAAGGACGAAGCGAAGATCGCCACCGACTTCGGTGCCGGCCGGATCGACCGCGCCGAAGCCAACCGCCGCCTCGACGCCAGCTTCGACCGTGACACGGCGATGCACGCCTACCGTGATTTCGCCAAGCGTGGCGTATTCGTGACCCCGACCCTCAACGGTGGCCGCATCCTCGACTTCCTTGACCAGGATGACCACGCCAACGATCCGTACCTGGCCTACATCGGCCCGGGCCTGCGCGCGACCTACCAGTGGCGCGTGGACCGCGCGGCGAAGGCGACGCCGGCGCAGATCGAAGCGCGCCACGCGCAGTACCACCAGGTCGCTGCAGTGCTGCCGATGCTGCAGGAGGCCGGCGTGACGATCATCGCCGGTACCGATGCGGGCTTCCTCAACTCGTTCAACTTCCCGGGCATCGCCCTGCACCAGGAACTGCAGCTGTTCGTGAAGGAAGGCCTGAGCGCACCGCAGGCGCTGTCGGCCGCAACCCGTTCCGGCCCGGCCTGGTTCGGCCAGATGGACCGCTACGGCGGTGTCGCGCAGGGCAAGGCTGCCGATCTCGTGCTGCTGACCGCCAACCCGCTGCAGGACATCGCTGCCACCGAAAAGATCGACAGCGTGATCCTGCGTGGCAACGTGTATGACCGTGCCGCGCTGGACAGGATGTTGGCTGATACCAAGGCCAAGGTGGCGGCGTGGAATGCAGGGGCGGCGAAAGCTGACTGA